The genomic region GCCACTGCCATCGCCCACCAGGACGCAGACGAAAAATTGACGCCCAGCCAAACGCAGACCGCAACGGTCGCAGACCACAGCGCAAGCAGCGCGGAAACCAGCCGGATGCGGGACAATCGAAAATACCTTGGGCAAGAAACAAAGTTTCCACCACCCTAAGGCGCTATGGTTAATGCTTGGTGATCGATGCCCGCCGCGAGAGAGCGGCAGGCTAGAACAACTCGATATCGTCGGCGGCGGGCTTTTTGACCTGCCGCCGCGCGATCGCCAGTTCCTCGTGCACCAGCCGCGCGCTGTCGGTGCTATCGAGGCGCTTGACGAAGGCCCGCCCCGTATGGGGCTGGAACATCACGCGCCGCGCGAACGTGCCCCCCAGATCCTGGCTGGCAACCACATAACCTTCATTGCCCAGGAATTCATGCACGAATTCGATGTTTTTAAGTCCCACATCGTTCATGCCCGCATAGATGTTGCCGCCGCCGAACACCTTGAATTCGAGATTGTGCTTCCGGCCGGTGCCCTTGCTCAGCACCATGTTGATGAGCTGCTCCATGGCAAAGGCCCCATAGCGTGCCGATTCCCCAAAGCGGTCTTTAGAGCTTTCCCCCTGGCTGGCCAAAAGGAAATGGTTCATGCCCCCCACCTGCGCCGCGCGATCGCGCACGCAGGCCGAGATGCACGACCCCAGAACTGTCGAAAAGGTGATCTCGGGTTTGCCGGAAACCATGCAATCGCCCTGGTGGATCGTTGTGACCACACCGCGCGTGAAATTATCGGGCATCAAACCAAATATAACGGCATTGCCGCTTCCCTGTAACGCTGCTTCGGCCATGGATGGACGGTGAGGAGCCGAATGCGATTTTTTCCGACCCTAACCCCGGATTCGTTAGCCGTTTGCTAACCCTAACCGGGGATGTGTAACAGTCGGCACAAGATGCAAGTATCGGTTCAGCACTTTGCCATTATGATTGCCGGATCGGAAATCGGGGGCAGTGCATGGGCTTGCACAAACTGGCCAGAGAGCTGGAAGAAACCGCGCGCCAGACCGCGGAAATGGTCGATGGCATCACGGCCAGCCTGTTGGTCCTGGGCGACACCTCGATCGATTGCACCACGGCCCGCTCGACCGCCATCCGCCAGATCGTCGTCGCCTTGCAGATGCAGGACCGCATCGAGCAGCGCTGCCGCAACATGGCCGAAGCCGCCCGCAGGATGGCAGAGCTTCCCGAAGGCTCCGATGCCCAGGCCAATGAAGCGGTGTGGTCTTCGCTGACCCTGGATGAATTGCGCGACGAATCCCTCTCGGGCATCGCCGCCCGCACCAATTCGGGCGAAGTCGAGTTCTTCTAGGCCGCACTGGCCTCGAACGAAAAAGCCCGCCCCTCGTGGAGGCGGACTCTGCAACCTTGATCGAGCCGATCAGACGTCGGTCTTGGCGCCCGAGACCACCGCGGCGAGATCGATCAGGCCCACCATGCGGCCGTCATGGGTGACGATGCCGTTGAGAAGTTCGGTGTCGCCCGAATTGCCTTCCGGCACAGCGTGGATATCGTCCTTGGAAACGGTGAGGATATCGGACACCGCATCGACCAGGATGCCGATCCACTTTTCCCCCACGCTCATCACGACGACGACGTGGTTCTTGGTGGGGTTGGTCTGGCCGTCGCCGAAGCGGGCGCGCAGGTCGAAGATCGGGACGATCGTGCCGCGCAGATTGATCACTCCACGCACATATTCGCGCGTGTTGGGCAGCGGGGTCGCCCCGTTCCACGCGCGGATCTCGCGCACCGTGGTGATCTCGACGCCATAGATCTGTTCGTCGATCGAAAAGGCGATGAGCTGCAGCGAGTTCTGGCTCGCTCCCGCCGTTGTGTCCGAATAGTCGTCGCGAAGTCCAAGCGCTTCCATGTCGTGCCCCTTACCTAGCCGTCCTGGCTCCCATTGGCGTTCTATGCCGCATTCTGATGGGCATTTGTCGATTTGAGAGATTGCACATCAACAATCAACGCAACGTTACCATCGCCAAGGATCGTGCCCCCGGCGATGCCGTCGATGCGCTCGAAATTCTCTTCGAGCGATTTGATCACCACCTGCTGCTGGCCGATGATGTCATCGACCACCAGCGCGATCTTGGAATTGCCCTCGGCCTCGCACAACACCACGAACCGGCTGTCCTCGGACTGGGTGGAAGCCAGGCCGAAGCGCTGGGCGAGATCGACGACCTGCACGTAATCACCGCGCACCTGCAGCACTTTCCCGCCCGAGGGCATATGCCCGAAATCGGCGCGTGCGTTCTGGATGGTCTCAACGATGGAAGAGAGCGGGATGACGTAGGGGCTGCCGGCCACCTTGACCAGCATGACATCGAGCACGGCCAGCGTCAGCGGCAGGCGCAGCGTCATGCGCGTGCCCTTGCCGGTCCAGGAGCGCACGTGGACCGAACCGCCGATCTTCTTGATGTTGGAAAGGACCACGTCCATCCCCACGCCGCGGCCCGAGATGTCGGAAACCTCGCTCGCCGTCGAAAAGCCGGGGGCAAAGATCAGGTTGTCGATCTGCTCATCGGTCAATTGCTGGTCGGGGCCAACGACGCCGCGCTCGCGCGCGATCTGTAGAACGCGGTCGCGGTTGATGCCGGCTCCATCGTCTTCCACGACGATAAGGATGTTGCCGCCGGCCTGCTCGGCCGAGAGCCTGATGGTACCCATTTCGGGCTTGCCCGCTGCGAGGCGCTTTTCGGGGCTTTCGATGCCGTGATCGGCCGAATTGCGCACCATGTGGGTAAGGGGATCGGAAAGCTGCTCGATCACCGTCTTGTCGATCTCGGTGGCTTCCCCGATGGTGTCGAGCTTGATCTTCTTGCCGGTTTTGGCCGCCAGCTCGCGAACCAGACGCGGCATGCGCGAGAACACCGATTTGACCGGTTGCGCGCGGATCGCCATCACCGCGTCCTGCAGGCCGCGCGTGGTCTGGGCCAGAACCTCGATGCCGCGCACCAGCTCCTGGTAGCGGTCGCGGATGGCGTCATCCATCTGCTGGGTCAGCATGGACTGGGTGATGACCAGTTCGCCCACCATATTGACGACGCGATCGACCTTGTCGAGATCGACCCGGATCGAAGACATCCCGATAGGCCGGCCGGCGGTCTCCTCGGCAGCCTCGCTCGTGGTGGAGGACGGCGCGACCGGGGCCGCCTCTTGAGCGCGAACGGCCGGTGCCGCGAAAGCAGGTTCGAGTTCGGCCATCAGGTCGTCGGGCTCACCGGTCGGCACGAATTTGCGCTCCGCCTTGGCCTCTTCGGCCAGCGCGGCAAAGCTCGGCATCTCCTCGTCCATCGCCAGGGGCGCGGCCTCGCTCCTTTCGATCGAAATGGCGCAATCGCCATCGACGAATTCGAAGACTTCGCGGATCGCCTCTTCGCTTGCCCTGTCCGAGACCAGTTCGATGGTCCAGGAACAATAGACCCCGAAAGGATCGAAATCGGCCAGGAGCGGCATTTTCGCAAGCTCTGGCGTCACCGTCATCGTGCCCAGCAGCCCTAGTTCTCGGAACAGCAGCAGCGGATCGTTGGCGCGCTCATAGAGAGTGGCAAAGGGCGTAAACCGGATGGTCCAGACGGTCGCGCCGCCAGCGGCTTGAACCGTGGACGGGGCCGCATCGAGGTTCACCACGACGGGGGTGAAATCGATATCGAATTCATCCATCGCTTCCTCGCCATCCTCGGGCTGGGCCAATTCGACCGCATCGCCGCGGCTGAGCGCGTCGAACTGCGCCTTTTCCACGGCGCCATAATCGGCAGCCAGCGTCTCGCCATTGCGTGCCGCGGCGACGAAATCGGCAACGATGTCGACCGAACGGATGCAGAGGACGACCACGTCCTCGCCGAGCTCCACTCGTCCGTCCCGGACATAGTCGAGCAGCGTCTCGAAGCTGTGGGCGAAGCGCACCAGCGCATCGAACCCGAAAGCCCCGCCCCCGCCCTTGATCGAATGAATGGCGCGGAACACCGCGTTCAGGCGATCGGGGCTTCTGTCGCCCTCCTGGATCGCCGAAAACTGCTCCTCGAGTTCGAGCAGCAATTCGGAACATTCATCGAAATATGTGGCCTTGAATTCGTCGAGGTCACTCATTTTGCCAGCCACAGCCCCCTGTGCGCGCGCCCGAGATGTCTAGTGGACGACCTTGTTGATGACGCTGATAAGCTTTTCGGGATCGAACGGTTTGACGATCCAGCCCGTCCCGCCGGCAGCGCGCCCCTGGTCGCGCTTGTCCTGGCTGGTTTCGGTGGTGAGGATGAGGATCGGCAAGCTCTGATGCTTGCCGGTCGAACGCACTTGTTTGATGAACTCGATCCCGTCCATCACCGGCATGTTGATATCGGTGATCACCACATCGACATCCTCGCGGCCCAGAACGTCGAGCCCGACCTGTCCGTTTTCGGCCTGCAGCACCTCAAAACCCGCATTGGTGAGGGTGTGGTGCAGCATGGCGAGGATGGTTCGCGAATCATCGACTGTCAGAACGCGCATAAGAGGATTATCCCTTGAGAACGGGTTTAAAGACCGGACCGAGTCCGAGCTTTTCGATTGCGCCGGTAACCACCGTGCTCGCATCCGAAATTGTGAAGGAGAAACCGGCTTTTTTCGCCGTTTCCGAGGCACTCAGGAGCATGAACAGCGCATTGGTCGAGACACGGTCGACGGCCGAGCCATCGACATCGACCGGACCGGCATGGAGTGCATCGAGCAAGGTTTCGCGGATCTCATCGAGCGCATCGAGATCGACAACCCGCGGCAAGGCCACGGACTGAGCTTGCGATTTTGGCATTTGAGGCCGTTTCCCCGCCCATTGATTGCAGTGGCGGGAGTTTGTCTGCCAAGCGTTTAAGAAGTCCTAAGCGCAGGTGGCGCCATATAAAAATGGGCCGGTTCGGACCTCAGGCAACCTGATCGAAATCGATCTTGCCCGCTTCGAGCAGGCTCGGGATGTCCTTGGCGGGACGCGGAGGTGAAAAGAGGAATCCCTGCACCTCTTCGATGCTCGATTGGCGCATCAGCAGCGTCAGTTGCGGCCGGGTCTCGACCCCTTCGACAACCACCGACATGCCCAGATCCGCCGTCAGCCGCGCCACGCCCACCAAAAGCTTGCGCGAGCGGCTGTCCGCCTCGACGTCCTGAAGGAACGAGCGGTCGATCTTGACCTTGTCGAGCGGGAAATGATGCAGATAGCTCAAGCTCGCATAACCGGTGCCGAAATCGTCGAGCGATATCCGCACCCCCAACCGCTTGAGGTTTTCGAGCACGGTCCGGGTCACTTCGGTGTTTTCCATGAGCACCGATTCGGTGATCTCGAGCTCCAACCGGTGCGCGGGCAGGCCCGAACGCTCCAAGGCCGAGATCACCGAGCGCACCACATCCCCGCGCCGGAACTGGATGGGCGAGATGTTGACGGCAACCCCGACCTCTCCCGGCCAGGACGCGCACTGCCGGCACGCCTCATGCAGGATCCAGTCGCCAAGCTCGATGATGACGTTGGTTTCCTCTGCCAGGGGGATGAATTCGGCCGGCGAGATCATGCCCCGCTCGGCATGCCGCCAGCGCACCAACGCCTCGCATACGGTGGTCTGGCCGGTCTTGAGGTTGATGATGGGCTGGAAGAACACTTCGAAATTGCCGTTTTCGAGCGCGTCGCGAACGGCGATTTCCAGAGCCCGCCGGTCCTGGGCCCGCACATCCATGTCCGGTTCGAAGAACCGCCACACCCCGCGCCCGTCGGACTTGGCGCAATAGAGCGCCAGATCGGCATTCTTGAGCACCTGATCGAACGTCTCGCCATCCGTGGGCTCGATGGCAATGCCGATGCTGGCTCCAATGACGATCTGGTGCCCTTCGACCGTGAACACTTCACTGAGCGCGCTGACGATCCGGCGGGCAGTAAGGCTCGCCTCCTTGGCATCGCCACCCCGCAAGGGCCGCAGGACCACGAATTCGTCACCGCCGAAACGGGCAATCACGTCGGACGGCCGCAGAACGCGGCGCAGCCGGGCGGCGACCTGGCACAGCAGCGCATCGCCGCATGGGTGGCCCAAGGTGTCGTTCACCACCTTGAACTGGTCGAGATCGATAAACAGCAGCGCGCATGCCTGCCCGCGGGCGGCGACGGCTTCGAACTGCTCCTGGAAATAGCTGCGGTTGGGCAGGCCGGTCAGCGCATCATAGCGCGCCAGATGCTCGATCCGCGCCTCGGCCCTCCGCTTTTCGCTGATGTCTTCGACCAGCATCACGCAGCCGCCCGCCTCGATGGGCTGGAAGGTCAGCTCCAGGATCTTCTCGCCCGCCGCTTCGA from Pelagibacterium sp. 26DY04 harbors:
- a CDS encoding chemotaxis protein CheD (catalyzes the conversion of glutamine residues to glutamate on methyl-accepting chemotaxis receptors), which gives rise to MVSGKPEITFSTVLGSCISACVRDRAAQVGGMNHFLLASQGESSKDRFGESARYGAFAMEQLINMVLSKGTGRKHNLEFKVFGGGNIYAGMNDVGLKNIEFVHEFLGNEGYVVASQDLGGTFARRVMFQPHTGRAFVKRLDSTDSARLVHEELAIARRQVKKPAADDIELF
- a CDS encoding chemotaxis protein CheW, whose protein sequence is MEALGLRDDYSDTTAGASQNSLQLIAFSIDEQIYGVEITTVREIRAWNGATPLPNTREYVRGVINLRGTIVPIFDLRARFGDGQTNPTKNHVVVVMSVGEKWIGILVDAVSDILTVSKDDIHAVPEGNSGDTELLNGIVTHDGRMVGLIDLAAVVSGAKTDV
- a CDS encoding chemotaxis protein CheA; amino-acid sequence: MSDLDEFKATYFDECSELLLELEEQFSAIQEGDRSPDRLNAVFRAIHSIKGGGGAFGFDALVRFAHSFETLLDYVRDGRVELGEDVVVLCIRSVDIVADFVAAARNGETLAADYGAVEKAQFDALSRGDAVELAQPEDGEEAMDEFDIDFTPVVVNLDAAPSTVQAAGGATVWTIRFTPFATLYERANDPLLLFRELGLLGTMTVTPELAKMPLLADFDPFGVYCSWTIELVSDRASEEAIREVFEFVDGDCAISIERSEAAPLAMDEEMPSFAALAEEAKAERKFVPTGEPDDLMAELEPAFAAPAVRAQEAAPVAPSSTTSEAAEETAGRPIGMSSIRVDLDKVDRVVNMVGELVITQSMLTQQMDDAIRDRYQELVRGIEVLAQTTRGLQDAVMAIRAQPVKSVFSRMPRLVRELAAKTGKKIKLDTIGEATEIDKTVIEQLSDPLTHMVRNSADHGIESPEKRLAAGKPEMGTIRLSAEQAGGNILIVVEDDGAGINRDRVLQIARERGVVGPDQQLTDEQIDNLIFAPGFSTASEVSDISGRGVGMDVVLSNIKKIGGSVHVRSWTGKGTRMTLRLPLTLAVLDVMLVKVAGSPYVIPLSSIVETIQNARADFGHMPSGGKVLQVRGDYVQVVDLAQRFGLASTQSEDSRFVVLCEAEGNSKIALVVDDIIGQQQVVIKSLEENFERIDGIAGGTILGDGNVALIVDVQSLKSTNAHQNAA
- a CDS encoding response regulator, coding for MRVLTVDDSRTILAMLHHTLTNAGFEVLQAENGQVGLDVLGREDVDVVITDINMPVMDGIEFIKQVRSTGKHQSLPILILTTETSQDKRDQGRAAGGTGWIVKPFDPEKLISVINKVVH
- a CDS encoding STAS domain-containing protein produces the protein MPKSQAQSVALPRVVDLDALDEIRETLLDALHAGPVDVDGSAVDRVSTNALFMLLSASETAKKAGFSFTISDASTVVTGAIEKLGLGPVFKPVLKG
- a CDS encoding EAL domain-containing protein — encoded protein: MRPQSRENTPNLPAEVYISSVTALYKDRRSLFSGTGSAIAAALVTGWMSGSMWIAGCAIPLGLTGFVRWMDMNAYERAMPGPQALAEARRWEKRYILGSSTFAVFLSLWCFLTFLLTQDPAVHLVSFAVCLAYMIGITGRNYASDQLVTFTTITAAVPMVAGLLLQYEFAYVFLALLLVPFFMSVRNIATRLRHTLFDAVVASHDLRALASHFDTAVNNMPHGLCMFDADQRFVVCNERFLTLLGLPTGGRWKGRKAVTLLARTLEANSVPKEGRQKVIESFQDWFAAGCSGALVLEAAGEKILELTFQPIEAGGCVMLVEDISEKRRAEARIEHLARYDALTGLPNRSYFQEQFEAVAARGQACALLFIDLDQFKVVNDTLGHPCGDALLCQVAARLRRVLRPSDVIARFGGDEFVVLRPLRGGDAKEASLTARRIVSALSEVFTVEGHQIVIGASIGIAIEPTDGETFDQVLKNADLALYCAKSDGRGVWRFFEPDMDVRAQDRRALEIAVRDALENGNFEVFFQPIINLKTGQTTVCEALVRWRHAERGMISPAEFIPLAEETNVIIELGDWILHEACRQCASWPGEVGVAVNISPIQFRRGDVVRSVISALERSGLPAHRLELEITESVLMENTEVTRTVLENLKRLGVRISLDDFGTGYASLSYLHHFPLDKVKIDRSFLQDVEADSRSRKLLVGVARLTADLGMSVVVEGVETRPQLTLLMRQSSIEEVQGFLFSPPRPAKDIPSLLEAGKIDFDQVA